The bacterium nucleotide sequence TCGCCATGATCGACGCCGCGTAGGTGCAGCTGGCCGAGCCAGGCTCCGAGCGCCCGGAGCGACGCGGGCCGGGCGGCTTCCGGGAGATCCAGCAGATCGACCGCGGGAGCGAGATCCTCGACGATCAGCCATGAGCGGCGCGTCAGGCCGAAACGCCGAGCGTCGATCGTCGCCAGGGGAAGGGCGGCTGCGAGGCCCCGTTCACGAAGGCCGTGGCCCGCGCGCCAGCCCCGCCAAGCCGGGCTGCCGCGGAAGACGTCGGCCAGGATGCGTAGAGGCCCCCGCGGCAAGACTTCCTTGACGAATACCGCCCGGCCTCCGACGAGGGCTCGTGTGATGCGCGACCGGCCATCGTTCTTGAGCACTTCGCACCCCGGCGGCCCCTTGGCTTCGAGGGCCTCTCGGTGGGCGGCGAGCGAATCGCGCACTGCCTGTTCGGGAAATTCGTGCCAGCGGAGACCGACGCCCTCGTCGACGCCAATCGCGTCACAGCGTCGGCCAGGCCGCAGCAGGCGTCGCGTGCGGCTCTTGCCGTGGCGCCAGGCCTTGTCGCGAGCGGCTTCGCCGATGGCGCGCAATGCGTCGGGCGTCACGGAGCCCGGCGTGAGGGCGGAGCGACGAAGGCGCACGCGGTCGGCGATGGAAGCGCGTCCCCAAAACGAATAGTCGAGCTCACCCAGATCCCGGCTTCGAGCCAACTCGCTCGTTGCGCTTCGGGCGTGTTGGAGATCCACGAGCACAGGGCCCGCGGGCGTGAACAACACGTTGCCGGCATGCAGATCCCCATGCACGTAGCCCGCGTCGTGGATGGCCCGGACTGCACGGCCCAACGCATCGAGTTGCCGCCGACGCTCTGCGGGCAACCGGGAAAGCCCCTCGGTTCCTGTGCCGCCTTCCAGGAAGGGGAGCACCAGCAGCCGGTCGCCATCGGTCATCGTTCCCCAGGCCAGGGGCTCGGGGACGGGCGCTCCGGCCGCATGCAGCGAGCAGAGGAAGCGGCGTTCGCGGTCGGCCGGGCTGCGGCCCAGAAGAGCCTTCCAGCGTTCGCGACCGGCGTGACGGCTGCCGGTCCGGAATTGCTTGATCAGGAGAGCGGGTCCCTGCTCCTGCGAAAGCCGCACCAGGCATCGGCGCGGGTTGTCCCGGAGGATCTCGGCATCCGGGTCGCCGGCGAGCCAAGCCTCGACCCGCTGCTGGACGCTCGTCTCGCCGCCCTGCCAGCGGATGCCCGCGTTCACGATTTCACCTTGGCGTAGAGGGCATGCAGGTCACGTACGTGGTCGGCCCAGCTGCGCGTTTCGGCCTTCGCCCGGGCTGCACCTCCCAATGCAACCCGTGTTTCGGCGTCGGCGAGGCGGGCGAGTGCCTCGCTGAATCCCTCGACGTCTTCCGGGTTGGTCACGACGAGGCCCGCTTCGCCTAGCCAGGCCGCCGCGCCGTTGGCACCACTCGTCACGACCGGGAGGCCGCTGGCGGCCGCTTCCAGGCACACATTGGCGAAGGCGTCGTAGCGCGTCGGCAGGATGAACGCGTCGGCGGCCGCGTAGAGTTCGGCCGGGTCCCGCTCGCGGCCGAGTAGACGCACCCGATCCGCAACTCCGAGTTCGGCCGCCAGCGCTCGTGCCGGTTCTTGCTC carries:
- a CDS encoding phosphotransferase → MNAGIRWQGGETSVQQRVEAWLAGDPDAEILRDNPRRCLVRLSQEQGPALLIKQFRTGSRHAGRERWKALLGRSPADRERRFLCSLHAAGAPVPEPLAWGTMTDGDRLLVLPFLEGGTGTEGLSRLPAERRRQLDALGRAVRAIHDAGYVHGDLHAGNVLFTPAGPVLVDLQHARSATSELARSRDLGELDYSFWGRASIADRVRLRRSALTPGSVTPDALRAIGEAARDKAWRHGKSRTRRLLRPGRRCDAIGVDEGVGLRWHEFPEQAVRDSLAAHREALEAKGPPGCEVLKNDGRSRITRALVGGRAVFVKEVLPRGPLRILADVFRGSPAWRGWRAGHGLRERGLAAALPLATIDARRFGLTRRSWLIVEDLAPAVDLLDLPEAARPASLRALGAWLGQLHLRGVDHGDLKATHLFARPDAADAMPALIDLEGLCFRRRIPEARRLAALAELNASLPDAWSAEGRRQAFIRYATFEPFATGRKRALGEVVRASLARRHRWKGDGCSEARTTPS